The genomic segment ACTCCGGTGGCTCTGCTCTCGTACGGCGACCGGAAGCGGGTCGAGATGGCCCGCGCCCTCTGCCTGGAGCCGCGGCTGCTGCTCCTCGACGAGCCGGTGGCCGGGATGAACAGCGCGGAGCGGCAGCGCACCGCCGAGACCGTCCGGGCCGTACGGGAGGAACTCGGCCTCTCCGTGCTCATCGTCGAACACGACATGGGCCTGGTCATGCGGCTCGCCGACGCCGTGACGGTGCTCGACTTCGGCCGCCGCATCGCCGGCGGCGCGCCCGACGAGGTCCGCCACGACCCCGCCGTGCTCCGGGCCTACCTCGGCACCGGAAAGGAAGAGGTCCCCGACCCCGACCCCGATCCGGACGCGGAGCCGGGCTCCGGCCCGGGCCCCGGCCCGGACTCACAGGAACGACAGGAAGAGGAGCACTCCGCATGAGCACGGCTGCGGAAATCGTGCTGAACGGGCTCGCCCTCGGCTCGGTGTACGCCCTGGTCTCCCTGGGCTTCGTCATCATCTTCAAGGCATCCGCCGTCTTCAACTTCGGCCACGGATCGCTGCTGCTGCTCGGCGGCTACCTCACCGCCGTCCTGCACGAACACCTCGGCTTCGCCGCCGCGCTGGCCGTCGCCGTCGTCGCGACGGCCGCCGTGGCCGCCGCCATCGAACGGCTGCTGCTGCGCAACACCGACCCGCACGCCGCGCACACCCTGACGATCATCACCATCGGTGTGGACATCGTCCTGATGACCGACCTGGCCCGCCGCATCGGCGGCGACCTGCTGAGCCTCGGCGACCCCTGGGGCAACGGCATCGTCGAGTTCGCCGGCGTCACCGTCGCGCAGAGCCGGCTCGCCTCGATTGTCGCCGCCGTCATCGTCATCGGCGCCGTCTTCGCGGTCTTCCGCTTCACCTCCTGGGGCCTGTCCCTGCGCGCCGCCGCCGAGGACCGGGAGGCCGCCGCCCTCATGGGCATCCGGCTGGAACGCATCCGGATGCTCGCCTGGTGCCTCGCCGGGGCCCTGGCCGCCATCGCCGCGGTCTTCCTGACCGCCTTCCCGTCCGCCGGACTGGAGCGCACCACCGGGCACATCGCGCTGGCCGCCTTCCCGGCCGCCGTGCTCGGCGGCATGACCTCACCGACGGGCGCCCTGCTCGGCTCCCTGCTCATCGGCGTCACCGAGGCCCTCTGCGCCGGCTACCAGACGGAACTCTCCGCGCTGGGCTCCGGCTTCAGCGACGTCGCACCGTACGCGGTGATGGTGCTGGTCCTCATGTTCCGCCCGACCGGGCTGCTCGGTACGAAGGAGACCGTCCGTGTCTGACCGCACCACCGACAAGCACGACGCCACAGCCGGCACCGCCGGCGGCGAGCGCGCCGAGCCCGCCCCGGCGGCGGCCGGCACCGCGACCGGGACGGAGTCCGCGACCGTGACCGAGCCGGCGACCGGGCCCGCCCCCGGCGGCCCCGGCGACGGCGCCGGCGGGGCCCCCGGACCGGACACCGCCGCGGCCCCGTCCGGCCGGCGGATCACCACCGCCCGCGTCCTCCCCCTCGCCGCCGCCCTCCTCCTCTGCCTCTTCCCCTTCTACCTCGACGCCGCCTGGCTCCAGATCGGCCTGTTCGCCATGGCCGCCGCCATCGGCGCCATCGGCCTCAACCTGCTGACCGGCAGCACCGGCCAGCTCTCCCTGGGCCACGCCTTCTTCCTCGCCGTCGGCGCCTACGGCTACGCCTGGTTCGGCGGCGACCCCGGCCCCGGGCTGCCGCCGCTGCTCGCGCTCCTCCTCGCCGTCGCCCTGACCGGCCTCGCGGGCGGCCTGTTCAGCCCCATCGCCGGCCGGCTGCGCGGCATGTACCTGGGCGTCGCCACCCTCGCCCTGGTGTTCCTCGGCCACCACGTGATGCTCAACGCCGAGCCGGTCACCGGCGGCTTCAACGGCCGCTCCGTACCGCCCATGGAGATCTTCGGCTTCTCCTTCACCGGCAGCGACCCGTACCTGGCCGTGCTGGGCGTGCCCTTCGGCGCCACCGAACGCCTCTGGTACCTCGCCCTGGTGCTGCTCGCCTTCGCCTGGTGGACCGCGCACAACCTGCTGCGCGGCCGCTCCGGCCGGGCGCTCACCGCCGTACGCGACAGCGAGGTGGCCGCCGCCGTGCTGGGCGTGCCCGTCGCCCGCTACCGCTCCGGCGCCTTCATCGTCTCCTCGATGTACGCCGGTCTCGCCGGCGCGCTGATCGCCCTGATCTCCCAGACCGTGGTGCCCGACTACTTCAGCCTGGCGCTCTCCATCGACTACCTCGCCATGATCGTGATCGGCGGACTCGGCTCGGTCGGAGGCGCCGCCGTCGGCGCGCTCTTCGTCAGCGCCCTGCCGCTCGTCATCGCCCGCTACGCCGACCAGCTACCGCTGATCGAGCCGCCCGGGGCCCCCGGAAACGCCGTCGGCCCCGCAGACGCCGCCCGCTACCTCTACGGCGCGGCCATCGTCCTCATCCTCCTCCGCGCCCCCGGCGGGCTGAGCGGCCTGCTGCACAGCGGCAAGCTCCGCCGCTTCCGTACCGGCGTCCGTCCCCGTACCACCAACGAAACCCAGGAGCCCACCTCATGAAGCACAGCAGGAGAGCCGCCGTCGCGGCGGCGGTCGTCGCCCTGGCCCTCGCCGGGACCGGCTGCAGCACCAAGGCCCAGGAGTCCGACGGCGGCAAGGCCGGCGCGGACGGGGTCAAGACCGGTCCGGGTGTCACCGAGAAGACCATCAAGCTCGCCGCGCTGACCGACCTCAGCGGTCCGTACGCCACCCTCGGCAAGAGCATCGTCCAGGCCCAGAAGATGTGGGCCGAGGGCGTGAACAAGGACGGCGGCATCTGCGACCGCAAGATCGAGATCGTGGTGAAGGACCACGGCTACGACGTGCAGAAGGCCCGCTCCGCCTACACCGAGGTCTCGCCCGACGTGCTGGCCATGCCGCAGGTGATCGGCTCGCCGGTGGTCGCCGCCCTGAAGGACAGCGTGGCGAAGGACAAGATCCTCACCTATCCGATGGCGTGGGCCGCGTCCCTGCTCGGCGAGGACGCCATCCAGGTCCTGGGCACCACCTACGACATCGACATGATCAACGCCGTGGACTTCCTCAACCGCGAGGCCGGGGTGAAGAAGGGCGACAAGATCGGCCACGTCTACTTCGAGGGCGACTACGGGCAGAGCGCCCTGGAGGGTGCCAAGGCCGCCGCGAAGGAGCGGGGCA from the Streptomyces xinghaiensis S187 genome contains:
- a CDS encoding ABC transporter ATP-binding protein is translated as MRVEDVTVRFAGLTALDGVGFTVEPGSIHALIGPNGAGKSTCFNVLSGVCRPASGSVHFGEHELTRLRPHRIAALGIARTFQNIVMTAGTVADNLMLGRHVLTRAGFAATALRLPSAVREQRVHRERAREIAELVGLGRLFDTPVALLSYGDRKRVEMARALCLEPRLLLLDEPVAGMNSAERQRTAETVRAVREELGLSVLIVEHDMGLVMRLADAVTVLDFGRRIAGGAPDEVRHDPAVLRAYLGTGKEEVPDPDPDPDAEPGSGPGPGPDSQERQEEEHSA
- a CDS encoding branched-chain amino acid ABC transporter permease; protein product: MSTAAEIVLNGLALGSVYALVSLGFVIIFKASAVFNFGHGSLLLLGGYLTAVLHEHLGFAAALAVAVVATAAVAAAIERLLLRNTDPHAAHTLTIITIGVDIVLMTDLARRIGGDLLSLGDPWGNGIVEFAGVTVAQSRLASIVAAVIVIGAVFAVFRFTSWGLSLRAAAEDREAAALMGIRLERIRMLAWCLAGALAAIAAVFLTAFPSAGLERTTGHIALAAFPAAVLGGMTSPTGALLGSLLIGVTEALCAGYQTELSALGSGFSDVAPYAVMVLVLMFRPTGLLGTKETVRV
- a CDS encoding branched-chain amino acid ABC transporter permease, which translates into the protein MTTARVLPLAAALLLCLFPFYLDAAWLQIGLFAMAAAIGAIGLNLLTGSTGQLSLGHAFFLAVGAYGYAWFGGDPGPGLPPLLALLLAVALTGLAGGLFSPIAGRLRGMYLGVATLALVFLGHHVMLNAEPVTGGFNGRSVPPMEIFGFSFTGSDPYLAVLGVPFGATERLWYLALVLLAFAWWTAHNLLRGRSGRALTAVRDSEVAAAVLGVPVARYRSGAFIVSSMYAGLAGALIALISQTVVPDYFSLALSIDYLAMIVIGGLGSVGGAAVGALFVSALPLVIARYADQLPLIEPPGAPGNAVGPADAARYLYGAAIVLILLRAPGGLSGLLHSGKLRRFRTGVRPRTTNETQEPTS
- a CDS encoding ABC transporter substrate-binding protein; translation: MKHSRRAAVAAAVVALALAGTGCSTKAQESDGGKAGADGVKTGPGVTEKTIKLAALTDLSGPYATLGKSIVQAQKMWAEGVNKDGGICDRKIEIVVKDHGYDVQKARSAYTEVSPDVLAMPQVIGSPVVAALKDSVAKDKILTYPMAWAASLLGEDAIQVLGTTYDIDMINAVDFLNREAGVKKGDKIGHVYFEGDYGQSALEGAKAAAKERGMTVVEQKIKPTDTDLSAQVSALRAAKVKAVLISAGPTQTASLVGVSAAKGFTVPVLTSAPGYAPQLLKTPAGPALEKMLHIVSATPPVSHDLPDLEKMVADYQKKYPKELVDSGTLSGYSAVTALDADLRAACEAKDLTREGLVKAHRSQSEHKGFGVTQDFSDASQPATYASYISKPDPKKVGGSVLVEDAHELPEAREYFKNRS